The following proteins are co-located in the Nitrospirota bacterium genome:
- a CDS encoding TetR/AcrR family transcriptional regulator — MKLSIKSINKIIDKRSVILDAALMTFVKRGYADTKVAEIASEAGVAEGTLYNYFKSKEELLLALFDEKWNSIIKEIREKINQLDDPNDKLKTVFAIVVRMFKKNRQLAELFMIDIKQSSIFLKNYTINRIVEFLELIEEILKEGKQKGIYRKDLDTRVTKMVIFGAAQGILLSLVLSESNAVRNNTFKFSLFRAAKTLKEIFKSGLVNEKI; from the coding sequence GTGAAATTATCCATTAAGTCAATTAATAAAATTATAGACAAAAGGTCTGTAATTCTTGATGCAGCATTGATGACATTCGTAAAACGTGGTTATGCTGATACAAAAGTTGCTGAGATAGCTTCAGAGGCTGGTGTTGCTGAAGGAACACTTTATAATTATTTTAAAAGCAAAGAAGAATTGCTTCTTGCACTTTTTGATGAGAAATGGAATTCAATAATCAAAGAAATACGTGAAAAGATTAACCAGCTCGACGACCCAAATGATAAGCTTAAAACAGTCTTTGCAATTGTAGTCAGGATGTTCAAGAAAAACAGACAACTTGCCGAACTATTTATGATTGATATTAAACAGAGTAGTATCTTTCTTAAAAATTACACAATTAATCGTATTGTAGAATTTCTTGAGCTGATCGAGGAGATTCTAAAAGAAGGGAAACAGAAGGGCATTTATCGAAAAGACCTTGATACCAGAGTGACAAAGATGGTGATTTTTGGTGCTGCACAGGGAATACTTCTCAGTTTGGTGCTTAGCGAGTCAAATGCTGTTAGGAATAACACTTTTAAGTTTTCGCTCTTCAGGGCGGCAAAAACACTTAAAGAAATTTTCAAATCAGGGCTTGTGAACGAGAAAATATGA